From Lolium perenne isolate Kyuss_39 chromosome 5, Kyuss_2.0, whole genome shotgun sequence, a single genomic window includes:
- the LOC127302703 gene encoding uncharacterized protein: MDGEDLDPPAYGYLDDDDDDDYYYYDDDLMEEDVEDDQSVSDESVDGEKDYPYLNPPPYGYPDDGERPPFVLIEPNAYFANRDNATTASCKIRDLGGTFKVTFCTAHPPLVSYLCVHATAFDHTEFAVEPHIIATETNGSLILLRFVIGRDPSDMMSIARRQYFIYDASVPSLKHLPHPGFHIFSEHAVAIVRKCNKRSQGSRNDHHYSGGFILRPHGSSQEDHNCSNSNCDYVLAAHSGFCQQSSELCLYQSDTETWSMLPVVLKSYTRTSHRTSKTLTIGGDKGTVAWVDLSRNILLCDVLDKNPNLRSLELPPPILPTDAQDLGTPRSVRDIALLGSFIKYVDLQPFPLSSTSHAWKAAIWSIKTGSSSPKDWHMDYLLDSTEIPESSLPKLRVEEDSAQPTLSTLHIGLPLLSLLDDGIVYFLTKIDYRSISHVAWVLAVDMRNKTVQKVAEFSSRRTVGLALGYIASRISNYLKGAPGAKQNMKRPGISILRSSSKKHLGNCMVINLGGP; encoded by the exons ATGGACGGCGAGGACCTAGATCCTCCTGCTTATGGCTacctcgacgacgacgacgacgacgactactaCTACTACGACGACGACCTCATGGAAGAAGATGTTGAAGATGATCAATCTGTAAGTGACGAATCGGTTGACGGAGAGAAAGATTACCCCTACCTGAATCCTCCTCCATATGGCTACCCCGACGACGGCGAGCGGCCACCCTTCGTCCTCATCGAGCCAAACGCCTATTTTGCCAACCGCGACAACGCCACCACCGCCTCCTGCAAGATTAGGGATCTCGGGGGTACCTTCAAGGTCACCTTCTGCACCGCCCACCCGCCCCTCGTCTCCTACCTGTGTGTCCACGCCACCGCCTTCGACCACACCGAGTTCGCCGTCGAGCCCCACATCATCGCCACAGAGACCAACGGTAGCCTCATCCTCCTCCGCTTCGTCATCGGTAGAGATCCATCCGATATGATGTCAATCGCCCGACGGCAATACTTTATCTACGACGCCAGCGTCCCCTCGCTCAAGCACCTCCCGCATCCCGGCTTCCACATATTCTCTGAGCACGCGGTTGCCATTGTGCGCAAGTGCAACAAACGCAGCCAAGGCAGTAGGAACGACCACCACTACAGCGGTGGTTTCATCCTGCGCCCCCATGGGTCCAGTCAGGAGGATCACAACTGCAGCAACAGCAACTGCGACTACGTCCTTGCCGCACATAGTGGATTCTGTCAACAATCTTCTGAACTCTGCCTTTATCAGTCTGATACAGAAACATGGAGCATGCTGCCGGTGGTACTTAAGTCTTATACTCGTACATCCCACCGAACAAGCAAGACACTGACCATTGGAGGAGATAAAGGCACAGTGGCCTGGGTTGATCTCAGCCGTAATATCCTCTTGTGCGACGTGCTCGACAAAAACCCCAATCTTCGCTCTTTAGAACTGCCGCCACCGATCCTGCCAACCGATGCACAGGACTTAGGCACTCCACGGTCTGTTCGGGACATTGCTCTCCTTGGTAGCTTCATCAAGTACGTCGATCTGCAGCCtttccctctctcctccacctcccaTGCTTGGAAGGCCgcaatatggagcatcaagaccgGGAGCTCCTCCCCAAAGGATTGGCACATGGATTACCTGCTCGATTCCACTGAAATACCTGAATCGTCGCTGCCTAAGTTGCGGGTTGAAGAGGATTCAGCTCAGCCAACCTTGTCGACTCTCCACATTGGACTACCTCTCCTGAGCCTGCTAGATGATGGCATCGTTTATTTCCTCACCAAGATTGACTACCGTTCCATCTCCCACGTGGCATGGGTGCTTGCTGTTGATATGAGAAACAAGACTGTCCAGAAAGTGGCTGAGTTCAGCTCCAGGAGAACTGTTGGTTTAGCCCTGGGCTACATTGCAAGTAGGATCTCCAATTATCTGAAGGGCGCTCCAG GTGCAAAACAAAACATGAAACGACCAGGGATATCGATTTTGAGATCCTCTAGCAAGAAGCATCTTGGAAACTGCATGGTGATCAATTTGGGTGGTCCTTAA